From the genome of Pogoniulus pusillus isolate bPogPus1 chromosome 12, bPogPus1.pri, whole genome shotgun sequence, one region includes:
- the GPR34 gene encoding probable G-protein coupled receptor 34 — LLTITPHKEVFWSNQTNPIRNASEIPTKASCPLDENSLSLALIVFYSIIFIIGLVGNITALVAFLCVHQKRNSIQVYLINVAVADLLLIFCLPFRILYHASENTWKFGLILCKSVGTLFYTNMYISIVLLGLISLDRYIKINKSVKRPKLLTTTRSKHICCVVWAVALTGFIVVVAPAFLKSKDSNSTACFHYRNKHDAKTEAIINYIIVLIFWIVFFLLILSYVKIAKNLLKISRKRANFPNAVKYTQTARNSFIVLIIFTICFVPYHVFRFVYITSQLENPSCYWKEIIHKCNEVMLVFSSFNSCLDPVMYFLMSRSVRKTVLQLVCRRLHRDSGLNLESTSEIKLGQYTQDRLSTTTPHLSSLRKKYLI; from the coding sequence TTACTGACCATTACTCCACACAAAGAAGTCTTCTGGAgtaaccaaaccaacccaatcaGAAACGCATCGGAAATTCCAACCAAGGCCAGTTGCCCCTTAGATGAAAACTCGCTGTCGCTTGCTTTGATAGTTTTTTACtccattatttttattattggATTGGTTGGAAATATTACAGCCCTGGTTGCTTTTCTGTGCGTTCACCAGAAAAGGAATTCTATCCAAGTCTACTTGATAAACGTAGCTGTTGCAGATCTACTGCTGatcttttgtcttcctttccgaATACTCTATCACGCTTCCGAAAACACCTGGAAGTTTGGGCTGATTTTATGCAAGAGCGTAGGCACTCTGTTTTATACGAACATGTATATTAGCATAGTACTCTTGGGACTGATCAGTTTAGATCGttacataaaaataaataagtCTGTGAAGCGTCCTAAACTGCTGACTACTACACGAAGCAAACACATTTGTTGCGTGGTGTGGGCAGTTGCCCTAACAGGATTTATAGTAGTAGTTGCACCAGCTTTCCTCAAGAGTAAGGACAGCAATTCTACTGCATGCTTCCACTACCGAAATAAACACGACGCAAAGACAGAAGCCATCATAAATTACATTATTGTACTGATTTTTtggattgtttttttccttttgatacTTTCCTATGTCAAAATTGCCAAGAACCTCCTGAAAATTTCGAGGAAAAGAGCAAATTTTCCCAACGCGGTAAAATACACCCAGACGGCGAGGAACTCCTTCATCGTGCTCATTATCTTCACCATCTGTTTTGTCCCTTACCATGTGTTCCGGTTTGTGTACATCACATCACAGCTAGAGAATCCATCCTGCTACTGGAAGGAAATCATTCACAAATGCAACGAGGTGATGCTCGTATTTTCATCTTTTAACAGCTGCTTAGACCCAGTGATgtatttcctaatgtccagaaGTGTCCGTAAGACTGTATTGCAGCTTGTCTGCAGAAGACTTCACAGAGATTCAGGCCTAAATCTTGAAAGCACTTCAGAAATAAAACTTGGACAATACACACAAGACCGATTATCTACTACCACTCCTCACTTGAGTTCTTTAAGGAAGAAATATCTGATTTGA